TGTCTTCTGCAATcactttcactatcttcaaaaaagagataaaactatTAGAGATTCCTAATAATAGAATtcttttagaattaaaacaaagacttctatttatagtttttgctaaaatacaaacaaaataaaataatcaatgtgGGATCTAAAGAGTCACTTGTCAACAGAATCTATACACAACATGAGTTTTACAAGGATTAGTTATGAATGGttaactttataataaaatatcatttcatcaataataactagttatgaatgatgatttattttttgtggaGATTACTCTTCGGTAACGCCACTTTTATGACAATTTAATCTTTCGTCTTGATTAACtttttaggataaatttttaacttttttagtcaaaattttttgtcactTTCGATGAAATTTGTTATAGTGATTGAAGGAGCCAATGCAAGAAACCAGAAGCATTGCTTTCACATAATCTTGTAAGAAATTGATGCACTAGTAGAATTTCTTGCCCATAATGAAAtacaaggtaaaaaaaaatgaattgactTTACAAAGGCTAAAGGATATGAAATTTTGTGTATCAGCATGTGGATATGTTTTGAGAGGAAAACCTACTAAAAATCCtagatttgttttaaaaatggtTCAATAGAAATATGgtgtttagaaaataaaattaatttatagtaatcatgtaagaattaataattaatcttatgttataaatgtaaaaacaatattatacgtatccattttgaatatagaaatgattaaatatttatgtgtgttatcagtcataatgtgattaagtgCTACTTTATatttacttcaaaatcatctaatcatatgatgaaatatataaaatatgtatcaatttgtatattcaaaatgagtatacataattgTAAATGTAATCTATAACATTTTAGTTGTTGTGCAATTAGACTTTTTGGAAAGAAGCACAAAACTTGCTTGAGattttgagctcaaactcgagctcagtTTGATACTGTAGTTAAGTCAAAATAGATCAAAATAACTCAGTTTGATGCTTATTAgtcaaaataacattgttttagtctatttgaatcaaattttttcagATTAACGAGCTTAACAAGTTGGGTACCCTCAAATTCGAACTTGCCTAAGTTAAACTTGATAACATACAAcccttaaactcaaacttaaatttgaattcaccTAAATTGAGCTTGTTTAGGCTTGTTCAAGCCAAGTTGTCAAATGAGTCTAAGCTAGCTTGGTTCAAATTCAACCCTATTAGTTAGAAGAAATTTTTCATTAACGTCGGTCACTACAAAAATGAATGAGGAATCTAATAACTTTTTAGAACTTGGGGACACTTAACTTCACTAAACACAAGAGGTCTatgtaattaagttttttaactatacatataaataaattttacaaatttatatgtaGAAACTAAGATaacagtttttgtttttttgttttttcgcttatttcaaaatcatataattttgtCACTAATACTAAGTTAGGAGTGGATCCAATCCAAgctagtttggtttgaatctacTGTTTGTTCAATTGATGATATTATCCATCTCGTTAATGATACTGTTTACCCTTACTATATAACTGTTCACGCTGTTGGCAGCCCCTCATTGACAGCCCTTCCAGTGGCACTACGAACCAACTTGATCGAGTTTGAGCTACGCACTATGTTGACGTTCATGGGTTTGACTGGTTCTTTGATTGAATCAACGCTTGATCCGTCTGAAAACATTGTATTAGCACATATTAATCAAACAGACTTCCAaagttaataataatgataaatcttACATAAATAAGCAATATGGATAGGCTCACTTGAATCTGGATTGTGATGGTTTCCGCTTCCATGGCGACCTGAATGTGGAATGTGATGGTATCCGATTCCATGGCGCTTGTGGGGAAACCTGGTGCATATTTTACAAACAACTCCAGCAACAACAGGCAGCCATTTTTGCACAGCTTTCAAATCTGATTGAGGAAATATACAGTCAATGTATTACCATCAAGAAGAACCACCACGGCCAACACCATCAACGCCAACAACGCATGGCCAACGTCACCAGGCTTCAACCTATATTTATCTGAAACTTCCGTATATGGCCAAAGGCGGCCGCTAATAGTCACAATCCCATACCGGGTTGCACTGCCTTTTTTATAACTGTCAGTGAAGGTAGAGAGAACACAAAAAATGGCACAAACGAGGATGAGAATGATTGTTAGGGCTTTTTCGGGGGCGTTGCATGTGCCATTGTTTGTTATTAAAGACCTGAGGAACATGAAGGGGAAGACCGTTCCAGTTGGAAGTTGTTTGACAAGGTCTGCGAAGAATTTTAGGGTTGTATCTACATCCATTTTGGTGTATGAGAGTAGCATGCACAACATGAATGTTGAATTTATAGAGGGAGAGGATTTAATGAGCCAATGCAAGAAACAAGAAGGATTGCTTTCACATAATCTTGTAAGAAATTGATCCACCAGTAGAATTTGTTGCCcataataaaattcaagatATATAAAACGACCTATTTTACAAAGACTAGGTGTGACAAGATTgtctaagttaaaaaaatatcaccCAATCAATGAAGgatatgaatttttatatatggCAAGTGGATATTATTTTAAGAGCAAATCTTACAAGAAATCCTagatttatactaaaaaaatagtCATATTATATGTAggtattttgagtatataaaatatgtatatatataatgcattatcgtatgattaagtgttattttatttttaattcaaaatcattcagttatatgataatatatcatttatacaaTTAAAGTGTATAcacttagttttattttatttttaattaaaatgtataCACTTAGATTTgaatcatatgattaaatattattttatttttaatttaaaatcattcaattatatgataacatattatttatatatttaaagtgtatACACTTAATTTtaccaaacatatatatatattcgtgGTGCTATAGAATTTTAgtgtttaaaaaatagaattaattcaCAGTAATCATGTAAgactaaataattaattgtgttataaatataattaaaaacattttagtTGTGTTGTAGTTAGACTCTTTGAAAAAATGCAGGAGACTTGCACGAAAGAAGCATGAAACCTGCTCGAGAGCTTGAGTTCAACTCATATTATAGTTGAgttaaaatcaactaaaacaacattattttgatgcatattaatcaaaattatattgttttaatcgatttgaatctaacttttTCTGGCTAGGGTGTTTGGCAAACCGAACACCTAAAAACTCGAGTTTGAATTCTAACTCAATAATATAGAAcccttaaacttgaatttaagtttgaatccACCTATATCAAGCTCgcttaatcaaaattatattgttttagttaatttgaatttaacttttttcCGACTAGCATGTTTAGTGAGCCAAACACCAAAAAACTCTAGTTTGAATTCGAACTCAATAATATAAAACccttaaacttgagtttaagtttgaatccACCTATGTACTCGTTCAAACTAAAATGGCAAACGAGTTTGAGCcaattcaactcaaatccaaccctcctaatccaaagaaaattttcattaatgtcAGGCCAATAAGAATGGGAAAATGTATAGGAGTCTATTTAATTAAGTCACCATATGTGTAAAAACCCATTAAATGGAAACCTAGTTTCTCAGACTAGCTTATGGAAGACTCCATGGTTTCTTGGACTAGCTTGTGAAAGGCTAAACAGAACTTAAGGGTGGATTTGAGCTAAATCAAGCTTGAATAAAGTCATTTCAATCTCGGCTCAAATCTAAATAGtccaattcaagtttgaattcacTTAAGTTAGCaatgaaattatcaaaaaaactatcaaaaaaggtcaaagaaaaagaagaaagtccTCAAAGACgaagaaaaagaattgttgaAAGACTTCATAGTACTAAGGGTGGATTCTAGCTTAACCAAGCCTAAATAGGGATTGGCTTGAGTTCAGTTGGGATCTAAAATGTCCAACTCAGGTATGACCTTGCTCGAGTTGGTAATGAGATCGTTGGAAAAGTCGTTGGCAAatgtcaaagaagaagaaagattgtcgaagatgaaaaaaaatagttgGAAAAGTCCcgctaaaaaatgaaaaatcaccGGAGAAATCAGGTTTCGAATGGCTCAACCTAGCTATCTCAGCTCAAGTTTAGTTCATTCGAATCGAACACCATGTCCAATTGGCTCAATTCCAGGTTTATTAGTACAAAACGTGCTGGCATACagattttactaatttattaattggATTAGCTCAGTTGGCTTCTTCATCCAGAGATAGCTAGATTTGATAAACATGGAAGAATGGCAGAAAATAAGCCGATTTTCAAGCGCTCAATTGTCTAATTTACATTCCATATTAAAGAGGATAAGACAATTCATGCCAACCGCTAACTAATATACCATTTCTTCTCCCTCTGTCTCTCTCTTTCATACACGCATTAGCAGATCAAGCATTCTAATTCCCATTTCCATTGGCCTCGCATTTCGGCTTTTCAGGCCTCTCTCTCTGGTTCCCACCATAGAGGAGGAGTTATGGAGTCTCATAATGTGAAAGAGACTCTTGATTCACCTAGGTTTTTACTTTCTCAATTTTCCTCCTTTTTCCCTTCATACGTTTATGTTTTTGTATTCtgtaatattattctatttcatTATAATGACTGAAAATTCATGGTGGCAGGGCTGGTTCTCCAGACAGCACTAATGGAAATGTTAACAGTGAGACTCAGGATACAACCAGTGATGATGTTGAAAAGAAGGTTGCAAACGTTATTGGAAGAAGTAGAGGTGGAATCTCTGGCTCTTGGTCATCCGAGGgtacaatttctttttattttatgttcatttcttaatttattttagtgtTAGGAATCTCACATTGGTTTGAAATTGAGTTGGGTGTGCATGTAAGTGTGAGAGAAAGCCTCACCGAACTCAACAACATACAACATTTTGTGAAGGCTTAAGAAGTTGTATTAGAGCCAGGTTTCCCGTTTGGCTTGGTTGGTGTGAGCAGCGTTGGACCAATAAGAAAGGATAGTTAAAATCCCACATTGAACTCATGCTTTCTGATTGGCCTGGTGTGTTGAACAGATGATCCAATGCGTGATTTGTGGATATTTCTCGATTGGCCTGTTTTGGTGAGTGGTGTTGGACAGATAAGACTGGATTGTTCGGAATCCCACATTGAACTTAGGTTTCCTCGTTGGACAGATGACCCAATATGTGATTAGCGAAGAGAGTATTGTAGGGAAACCTACATTGCCCCCAAGAGATAGTTTGAATAGCAAAATAAGAGTCTCTATGTATAAGAGACTATAAGTTCAAGTCTCTTATGAcgacatatcaaaattaaaatgttgacTTACTTAGTTCAATAGTTGTAGAGCTACTTAGTAGACCCAAGGTTTGACTTACTCAGTATGATTGATTCGACCCTAAAACAGCAGTCCGGCTTGAGTGGGATTACTCGTTACAAAAAAAAGCCCACATTGAACTTAGGTTTCCTTGTTGGCCTTGTGTGTTTGACTGATGGCCCAACATGTGATTGTGGAAAAATCACACATTGAACTCAAGTTTCCCGGTTGGCCTACTGAGCTAACATTTAGCTTGAAATAGATCTTCATGTATGAATTTGCTGATGTTTTAATTCTGTCACATTTGAATCAGATATTTCTTCTTTAACCAAGGAGAATGAGGAGGGTATTAATGAATGCTCTCCAGGAGAAGCCCTTGTGGAAGGCAATGATGGATGCTCTGATGTAGAGGAAGGTGTTCTGCATGGCTTAAGAAGCACAGAATCTGAAACAGCTTTTTCCAAGGCTAGTACTTCTGACTCTGAAGATCTCCACCAACGCCGCCGCTACAGTCCTCTATATTTGTCTGGCTTCTTTGGTATGCTGAAAAAACGATCTGGAATAAAATTTCAAGCTTTCCCTTATCGAATAAATGTCCCCAAGATCCCcggaaaaaaatcaaaaaggaTTACAGATACCACGACTCTGTTACTGAATCCTCCTTTGGATGCTGAACTATATTGTTTGAGATCTTCCTGGAAGAACTTTTCCCTCGAGGAACTCCAAAATGCAACCAATGGCTTCAGCCCTGGTTTGtacttattttccttttctttgtttttttattcttgttcaGAAATTAATGAAATGTGTAAGGGTTCCTTAAGGAGTAGACCTTACCCGTCCACTATGAGGATGACGGAGAATCCCCTTCCCTTATTTACAGGAAATGATTCATCACCATCCCCATCCTCATCCTCATACACTATGTTAATTGATGAATAAGCTAAATTTCACACTTATATCTTCAAATATTAACAACATTGAGTTTGGATGTCGAAAATAAAGGGGTTTTGATGCTAAAATAAATTGGGAAGAAAACGAATTAAggttagttttattaataatattttggtaatttattaaatatataatggaaaatttaataaattagacGGGTTATTGTGTATGTGACAGATACATAgtgggaatatatatatatctcaatcCTGTCTTGTCCTACTTGTGGGGATTGTTTTTGGCCCCATCTCCATACTAGTCCTTATTTATTTCAGAGAGTACCCTCCCATATAAGATAGGGCAGGGACCCAATTTTTagcaaattgtcatccctagatGTGTAGGCTAATTAACAAACCATTTGTCTTTtgaagagaatttgattgggcAAGGAGGCTATGCTGAAGTTTTCAGAGGGGAATTGCCAAGTGGGCAACTTGTTGCAATAAAAAGGCTAACAAAGGGTTCCACTGAAGATATGGCAACAGACTTTTTATCTGAGCTTGGAACTATAGTCCATGTTGATCATCCCAATATTGCTAAAGTGATTGGTTATGGGGTTGAAGAAGGCATGCACCTTGTTCTGCAATTATCTCCGCATGGGAGCCTGGCATCATTACTATATGGTTTGTTATTATCAGTTTCAGGCTTTCCAAATTGAAATCTTCAGAAGTTATTATTCAGTAGAATTCATATAATTGTTCCTTGCCCTATGTCAACAGACTCAAAGGAAAAACTGAATTGGAACATCAGATATAAGATTGCTGTGGGGACTGCCAATGGCCTTTCATATCTTCATGAGGGATGTCAAAGGAGAATTATCCATAAAGATATCAAGGCTTCGAACATATTGCTCTCAGAGGATTTTGAGCCTCAGGTACTCTTATAACCAAATGATCATCACCTGCCGTGgtcaattaatgaaaaattttaacatgaaaCTCGATATTTTATCCAGATTTCTGACTTTGGGTTGTCAAAATGGCTACCGGATCAGTGGACTCATCACACTGTATCCAAAGTCGAAGGCACATTCGGGTCCATTGCTCTAAAAGCTTCAAATCTTAACATTAATACATGAATTTTAGATGGTATCTTTCCTTCCAACTTGACTTCATTATTCTTTCTGTCATGACAGTTACCTTCCTCCTGAGTTAATCATAGATGGCATAGTAGATGAAAAAACAGATGTTTATGCTTATGGAGTACTACTATTAGAGCTCATCACCGGAAAGCAAGCTTTGGACTGTTCACAGAAAAGCCTTGTAACGTGGGTATGCTACCTCTTCCATGTCTTACTTGTTGGGTTGTCTCACATCACTTGGGAAAGGGCTAACATCAGTTGGAAAATGGGCAAAATTATAAGTGTGAGAAAAAACTTCATCCCTTGAGCTGGCTTTTGGGTGGGAGAGGCGTCGAACCGATGCCTCAATTTGTGGTGTTAAAGCCCAATTGCAACAACTCCACCCAAGAGTTTATCAAAGTGATTGGTTGATGTAAATTGCTCCCTCCGTTAGATGGGGTTGGTGTGGAAGTGTATACGTAAGGGGAGGTTGTAGAGTTGTCTCTTTGGATGATTCGTTTTGAAAAGGATTCAACTGATGACACAATGTGTAAGGGAGATTGTTAGGTTATTTCGAAAAGGGTTAAGTGTTAGTATATAAGTGTGAGAAAAAATCTCACTTTTTAACCTAGTTTTTGGGATGATGGAGACCCAATAGCACCTAACACATCGTATCTTTATTCATTGAAATGTACTTTCAATGTCACATAATTTGTTGCAGGCCAAACCTTTGATCCAAAAGAATAACTTGAAGGAGCTGGTTGATCCCACACTAGGCGACGCCTATGACATGGAACAATTGCAACGGTTGGCCTTGACAGCTTTCATGTGCGTGCATCAGTGTTCAGACAATCGACCCCAAATGAGCCAGGCATGTTAATTTTCCTTCAAATCCTTAGTCGGACAAGCCAAAGACTCCCAATTTGTTTGACTTGATTTTGCAATCGAAGCAGGTTCTGCAACATTTACAGAGTGCAGAAGGCCTATTGGAACTTGTTGAGGAAAGCCTGAGCTCGGAAAGCTTTATCAGGACAGACTCAGATGAGCTTCTTGATGCCAATGAAATCAACACATCCATGAGCTTAGATGATCTGAATCGACACATGGAGATTGTTTTGGGATCGCCTACTGATATTTAAAACCCAAATTCACCTTCGAAAATATCAGCCCTGGAGCAGTTCAGGATTCTGGGAACCTGAGAAACCAAACCAAAGTTGATcggaaaaaataaaaccaaatgcACAAACTACTTTATCTATACAAACTGACATGACAACATTTTGCTCTGACAACATTGAAGGAGTGATAAggtctatttatatatatacaagttcATAAAAAATGTCTGTACATATAAATTTGCTTTTTTAAAACTCCGAGAGCAATAGGGTTTAGTCTTTGAATTCTGTCTGTGTAAACAAAATATGAGCGAAGAAGAAACCTGAACTGagattgattataaatttatgattttaggaaccaatttttttttcaggaaATTTGTGTCTTACAAGATTATTAGATAgtaaaaacttttctttttcattttgtgtGGAACggattagaaaaacaaaaaatctttaacGGTTGGATTTGCACCGTCACCTTAAAGGTTCATTTTAAtgtttacttaataataaaaaattctaattttttatattatatattaagtattatatcgtataatatgatataattttaaaaaaataaaataataaaaaaatctaattgacatatcatcatttaagaaaatattacaaacatctttaaaaatttaaaatttcacatatacatctctaatgtattatcatattctTTATAAAGTATATTAATCTGTATcgaataataatatgtattatatcgtattagttcaatacattttattatatgtatcattttacatttatatcatatcgtaaAATATTGTTGACGATGAGTAAAAgtgaatttaagttgaatttcaatttattcaaatatttaaatttgagttcaccTTAATCCAAtacaaaattagatttttttttatcccaATTCAATCTTCAATATATCAATCTCCAACTAATCTTGAATTAAAACTTCTTTGAGTTAGCCCTACAAATAGTGATATTATGCTAccaattgatttatttatttttttcaaattttaaatacaatttagaaagttaagaaaatatttgcaaacggcgtcgttttagtttgggtaatgttAGTCAATCGTGCGTGTTTGTCGGCTCGGTGGCCTGGTGACCGTTAAACGACTCAAATTTGCTCGCTCGGCGTTATGATTCAAATAATTTcctagaaaattttgaatttttccgGGAAAATCTCTCCCATTTTCTCACTCGATCTGCGATACATACACTCATGTCTATCACGTCGCTCTCTGTGCTTCTCCTCTTCGCCCTCTCGGTCTCGTCTCTAATTCACGAATCTTCCGGCTCCTTCCTGGCGCCACCGAGCTCTATCGTCAGTCCGTCTAAAGTCACATTAATATCTTGGAAACCTAGGTCTCTGGTTCTTTCCATTTCCAATCTCTtgtgtttaattataaattataatgacaTTGATTTAGTTTCTAATGGTTTATCAATATGATGATTCGCAGAGCTTTCGTTTACGAAGGTTTTCTCACGGATTTGGAATGTGATCATTTGATCTCTCTTGTAAGCTCCTCTTCATtgagtattttttttgttgatcggttattgtatttgtttgatTGGTAATGGCAGTTGTTTTGCTTGGTTGGGTAATGATTAGGCAAAATCTGAGCTGAAGAGATCAGCAGTTGCGGATAATTTGAGTGGAGAAAGCAAGCTAAGTGAAGTTCGAACAAGTTCTGGAATGTTCATTCCTAAAGGAAAGGTTGTCTTTTCAATGCATCATCTTACCCAGCCTTTACTTTTATGATAATACTTCTTGCACTAACAATAGATACAAACACGGATACAAATGTTGAGATATCATTTTGTTGTTGGTTGATACTCTTTGTTGCTGTGTTTGTACTTATGATTAGTCTATATATTACTATTGATAGAggtacaaataattaaataggtgattttgaattagtgataaaataCTATCTAATCACGAGTCAAGTAGTGCACATGGCATATTCTGTGATGTCATGAATGTTAAGCATAATGATCAGAATCctgaaattttgtttctttactAAGTGGTTTTTGATAGTACTCTAGCTTTTATGAAAGTGAATACTTATTTTATTGTAATGAAGATTGCCTAGTGTGGAAAGACTATTTATTGTGGAAAACAGTATATTCAATGCCAGGATACTGTgccccttttttaatttttttattttggagatTCTTTACACTCATGAACTTAAAATCTGGGTCACCGAGAATAATTTAGCTTTAAATGGTGGATCAACTGTGTATTAGTgtactctttttttctcttgaaataATTATAAGCATCTATATCATACCTTGAATGTTGACATATTATTATGCTCATGTATTTCAGTAtctattaattatatgttaGTTGTTGGTGTAcagaatttcttttttgttttgttatttgtttactCCTTGCCCATTTAtgataaattgaaattaaatattgttttggaTGCATAAGATGTGTCTTAATGGTTTATTGCCAAGTGAAAGAAAGATACATGGGCAATAAAGAAAAAACGTATATAGCTGCTTTTGATCATCAGTTATTTCTTTGTATGCATTTTATAAGCCTGTTCTCCTTTGTTAGGATGCTATTATTGCTGGTATAGAGGACAAGATTTCAACATGGTCCTTTCTTCCCAAAGGTGTGCCATATGCCGAAGATGCTCTGCATTTTTCGTTTTCGTTTtcgtttttttttcttttgggggtaattaaaaatagtcatttggtgaTGAATTGACACGTTGATCATTAAAGTGGTGTGCTAAGAGAAAGTTttgggtaaaattgttagtttctatTGCATATTCTGCTGCGTAatcatttttttgtaattgaatgGGAGGAAGCTGAtacttatattaaattaatctgTATGGTTGTGAAtgaatattgataatatattaaaaatggcTTGACTGGAAAGTATTTAACCGATGCTTCAAGGAAAATAAGAAATTGCACAAATTGAAAATCTATATACAGTGTCATTGGTTGCTTATATTCTTAGTGGTAAGTGACTAGATCTTAAAGACCTTGTGTATTCATTTCTGTTGTGATATTCTTGAAAACAAGTTACTTTTTCTCACTCCAGAAATTGTTGAACAGAATAAAAGAAAGCCTTTCTTTGTCTGTCTTTCTACTGAtgatattctttcttttttgtaatgTTTCTAGTAATGTAAATCAactgcacacacacacacacacacgtgtgtgtgtgtattttggGGGGACAGGGTCTGGCATAACAAGTGTTTTCTATTGCTTGATTTTCAGAAAATGGGGAAGGCATACAAGTCCTGAGATATGAACCTGGACAGAAATATGATCCACACTATGACTACTTTGCTGATACGGTTAATATTGCTCGAGGTGGACATCGTATAGTTACTGTTCTCATGTATCTTACTGACGTTGCTAAAGGTGGTGAAACAGTATTTCCCAATGCAGAGGTGTGTTTAAATGCATTTTACTTTTGTTTAGAATTTGTTCTGTGCATAATTGCCACCTATCTTAATACAGATGCCTAGTATCATATCATGATTGGAGGACAGTATATATATTCTTCATTTGCTAGGCTTTTTAGAATAAGCTTTTTGTTGATAGAAAGGGGGTTACAAACAGATAAACCAGCAATTCGAGGAGCTGTAATCTCCCATTTTCAGTCATTCCCTAAGATTGCCCAAAATTCCATGCCTCCTCTCGATAACTCTAAATATCACTTTATATGATAAAACCTACCTATAAGATAAGGACAATTGTCCTCCTATCCTAACATATGTATGATGTGTGTATGATGTGGGACTAGGACTGGTTATATCATCATCTCAACTGGAGAATAGCACTGAAGGGATATTTTACCAACTTCTTTTCCTTATACAAAAATTGACTGGTTCTTCTTTCTTGGGACAATCTGCGAACAGGAGCCTCCACATCACAGAGCCCCTGCAACAGATGAAGACCTCTCAGAATGTGCAAAGAGAGGAATCGCAGGTGCACTGCCTTTTGACATGTTGTATATActttttatgcattgttcataTACTGTTGCATTTGAACTGACTCGATATTCTTTTGGTCTTGTTTTATCTTGACCTTGAAAACTCATAGTAAAACCGCGAAAAGGAGATGCTCTTCTTTTCTTCAGTCTCCATCCTACTGCCATTCCAGACACAAACAGTCTCCATGGTGGATGCCCTGTGATTGAAGGAGAGAAATGGTCAGCGACAAAGTGGATTCATGTTAACTCATTTGACAAGATCGTGGAACCTGCGGGGAACTGCACAGATCTGAATGTAAGCTGTGAGAGATGGGCTGCCCTTGGTGAGTGTACCAACAACGCAGAGTATATGATGGGAACTACAGAGTTTCTTGGCTACTGTAGAAGGAGCTGTAAAGTATGTTAGCCTCTAATATGTAGGCCTTCCTTTGGGTGCATtgcatttgtttatttttttcccctg
Above is a genomic segment from Mangifera indica cultivar Alphonso chromosome 3, CATAS_Mindica_2.1, whole genome shotgun sequence containing:
- the LOC123211063 gene encoding receptor-like cytosolic serine/threonine-protein kinase RBK2; the encoded protein is MESHNVKETLDSPRAGSPDSTNGNVNSETQDTTSDDVEKKVANVIGRSRGGISGSWSSEDISSLTKENEEGINECSPGEALVEGNDGCSDVEEGVLHGLRSTESETAFSKASTSDSEDLHQRRRYSPLYLSGFFGMLKKRSGIKFQAFPYRINVPKIPGKKSKRITDTTTLLLNPPLDAELYCLRSSWKNFSLEELQNATNGFSPENLIGQGGYAEVFRGELPSGQLVAIKRLTKGSTEDMATDFLSELGTIVHVDHPNIAKVIGYGVEEGMHLVLQLSPHGSLASLLYDSKEKLNWNIRYKIAVGTANGLSYLHEGCQRRIIHKDIKASNILLSEDFEPQISDFGLSKWLPDQWTHHTVSKVEGTFGYLPPELIIDGIVDEKTDVYAYGVLLLELITGKQALDCSQKSLVTWAKPLIQKNNLKELVDPTLGDAYDMEQLQRLALTAFMCVHQCSDNRPQMSQVLQHLQSAEGLLELVEESLSSESFIRTDSDELLDANEINTSMSLDDLNRHMEIVLGSPTDI
- the LOC123211045 gene encoding probable prolyl 4-hydroxylase 4, with product MSITSLSVLLLFALSVSSLIHESSGSFLAPPSSIVSPSKVTLISWKPRAFVYEGFLTDLECDHLISLAKSELKRSAVADNLSGESKLSEVRTSSGMFIPKGKDAIIAGIEDKISTWSFLPKENGEGIQVLRYEPGQKYDPHYDYFADTVNIARGGHRIVTVLMYLTDVAKGGETVFPNAEEPPHHRAPATDEDLSECAKRGIAVKPRKGDALLFFSLHPTAIPDTNSLHGGCPVIEGEKWSATKWIHVNSFDKIVEPAGNCTDLNVSCERWAALGECTNNAEYMMGTTEFLGYCRRSCKVC